A single Mangifera indica cultivar Alphonso chromosome 20, CATAS_Mindica_2.1, whole genome shotgun sequence DNA region contains:
- the LOC123203864 gene encoding 60S ribosomal protein L9-like: protein MKTILSSETMDIPEGVKIKVNAKIIEVEGPRGKLSRNFKHLNLDFHLMTDEETGKRKLKIDAWFGSRKTSAAIRTALSHVENLITGVTKGYRYKMRFVYAHFPINASITNGSKSIEIRNFLGEKKVRKVDMLEGVSILRSEKVKDELILDGNDIELVSRSCALINQKCHVKNKDIRKFLDGIYVSERGTILDEE from the exons atgaagacgattcTTTCTTCAGAGACAATGGACATCCCCGAAGGGGTGAAGATCAAGGTCAACGCCAAGATTATCGAAGTGGAGGGCCCGCGAGGCAAGCTCAGCCGCAACTTCAAGCACCTCAACCTCGACTTTCACCTCATGACCGACGAGGAGACCGGCAAGCGCAAGCTCAAGATCGATGCCTGGTTCGGCTCCCGCAAGACAAGTGCCGCCATCCGTACCGCGCTCAGCCACGTGGAGAATCTCATTACTGGTGTTACTAAAGGATACCGTTACAAGATGAGATTTGTGTACGCTCACTTTCCCATCAACGCTTCCATCACTAACGGAAGCAAGTCCATTGAGATCCGTAACTTTCTTGGAGAGAAAAAg GTTCGTAAAGTGGATATGCTTGAGGGTGTAAGCATTCTCCGATCCGAAAAGGTTAAGGATGAGCTCATATTGGATGGGAATGACATTGAGCTTGTGTCTCGGTCGTGTGCTTTAATTAATCAG AAATGCCATGTGAAGAACAAGGATATTAGGAAATTCCTTGATGGTATCTATGTCAGTGAAAGGGGCACCATCCTTGATGAAGAATGA
- the LOC123204451 gene encoding UPF0481 protein At3g47200-like: MHGTGFARAVVFYILERGGGLFNNPNSPSTNKKAMNPVHNRIPIPREVLENKRQQMSSMDGASSRHSTKGKDKEAVEPEELAEIPITILPDRNSLTRFRIEDMLRNIEKKRNSVQFFSFMRPSFTINSFFSRYMKPEIVSIGPFNSKESNHLLQFEECKWFFLHKFLRRCEKDHRDLEKLLVEMQSLEDLTRDFYSDYKQISEMPVEDLILMMLLDGAFLVELLCYLRRDDDPIVVQPCLIPVLARDVLKLENQLTLFVLTSLFGQSDKKFMKLALEFFNLYWTGLTMSLPSELPNCSHLLELFYWSSVKPLSVNHSDDQKYASTHSMQCVTELKRSGIKFKQSKEAESFLDIKFKNRILEIPAITFNEMLNSVLINCVAFEQSREFRIKYFSNYVSFFSCLISQPSDVSSLFLDGIISKFSEDDQSIADFFNNLGRNIGCVRYSYLSVEIKNVEACYKSDRASLLRNYFTTKWTVLKVLAASLLLVFTFIQTLISILSYIRDLK, translated from the exons ATGCATGGGACAGGGTTTGCACGTGCTGTAGTATTCTACATTCTTGAGAGAGGCGGTGGATTGTTTAACAATCCGAACTCACCAA GCACAAACAAGAAAGCAATGAACCCCGTACATAATCGGATTCCCATTCCCAGAGAAGTGTTAGAAAACAAACGGCAACAAATGTCGTCCATGGATGGAGCAAGTTCACGCCATTCGACGAAGGGCAAAGACAAAGAAGCAGTAGAGCCAGAAGAGCTTGCAGAAATCCCTATTACAATTTTGCCAGATAGAAACTCTTTGACGAGGTTTCGCATTGAAGATATGTTGAGAAATATCgagaaaaagagaaattcaGTTCAATTCTTCTCCTTCATGCGACCTAGTTTTACGATCAACAGTTTCTTTTCAAGGTATATGAAACCTGAGATTGTATCAATCGGTCCTTTCAATAGCAAGGAAAGCAACCATCTGCTTCAGTTCGAAGAATGCAAATGGTTCTTTCTTCACAAGTTCCTTCGCCGGTGTGAGAAAGACCACAGAGACCTGGAGAAACTTCTTGTGGAAATGCAGAGTTTAGAAGATCTTACCAGAGATTTTTACTCAGATTATAAGCAGATCTCCGAGATGCCGGTTGAAGACTTGATCCTGATGATGTTGCTTGATGGCGCCTTTCTCGTTGAGCTCTTGTGCTATCTCAGAAGAGACGATGATCCCATTGTCGTTCAGCCATGCTTGATTCCCGTTCTTGCTAGGGATGTTCTTAAACTTGAGAACCAACTTACTTTGTTCGTTCTCACGTCATTATTCGGTCAATCTGACAAAAAATTTATGAAGCTTGCCTTAGAATTCTTCAATCTTTACTGGACAGGACTCACAATGAGCTTACCGTCCGAACTGCCTAATTGTAGTCATCTGCTGGAACTATTTTACTGGAGTTCAGTTAAACCGCTCTCAGTCAACCATAGCGACGATCAGAAGTATGCATCTACACATTCCATGCAATGCGTCACGGAACTGAAGCGATCAGGAATCAAGttcaagcaaagcaaagaagCTGAAAGCTTTCTggatataaaattcaagaaCCGGATTCTCGAAATTCCAGCTATCACATTCAACGAAATGTTGAATTCTGTGCTCATAAATTGTGTGGCCTTTGAACAGTCTCGAGAATTCCGCATCAAGTATTTCAGTAACTAcgtctctttcttttcttgtctCATCAGCCAACCAAGCGACGTCTCGTCCCTTTTTCTTGATGGAATCATCTCAAAATTTTCTGAGGATGACCAATCCATTGCAGATTTCTTCAATAATCTTGGAAGAAATATCGGTTGTGTCAGATACAGTTATCTTTCAGTTGAAATCAAGAATGTTGAGGCCTGTTACAAGAGCGACCGGGCAAGTTTATTGCGCAATTATTTCACTACTAAATGGACAGTCCTCAAAGTTTTGGCTGCCTCTCTCCTCTTGGTGTTTACCTTCATTCAAACTCTCATATCAATTCTGAGTTACATCCGTGACTTGAAATAA
- the LOC123204448 gene encoding DNA polymerase epsilon subunit B-like isoform X2, which translates to MIADHPHLKERSRFLFIPGPDDAGPSTVLPPCALPKYMTEELQKYIPNNKVLHPRNPVLSPRSSVQNAPFMPGSSISRRN; encoded by the exons ATGATTGCGGATCATCCACATTTAAAAGAGCGCAGTCGGTTCCTATTTATTCCTGGTCCTGATGATGCTG GTCCATCAACTGTTCTTCCACCGTGCGCTTTACCAAAATATATGACTGAGGAGCTTCAGAAATACATCCCAAAC AATAAAGTTCTACACCCAAGGAATCCCGTTCTTTCACCAAGATCTTCTGTACAGAATGCGCCGTTCATGCCTGGTTCCTCCATCTCAAGAAGAAACTGA
- the LOC123204005 gene encoding homeobox-leucine zipper protein HDG11-like, protein MEFGSGSGGDHDGSDPHNRRKRYHRHTAHQIQRLEAMFKECPHPDEKQRLQLSRELGLAPRQIKFWFQNRRTQMKAQHERADNCGLRAENDKIRCENIAIREALKNVICPSCGGPPVTEDSYFDEQKLRIENAQLKEELDRVSSIAAKYIGRPISQLPPMQPIHISSLDLTMGIYGGQGLGGPSLDLDLLPGSSSTMPSLPYQQIVLSDMDKSLMTDIASNAMKELICLLQTNEPLWIKSSIDGRDILDLDSYERMFPRANGHLKNPNVRIESSRESGVVIMNGLALVGMFMDCNKWVELFPTVVSMSKTIEVISSGMLGSHGGSLQLMYEELQVLSPLVPTREFYILRYCQQMEQGLWAIVNVSYDFPQFASQCHSHRLPSGCLIQDMPNGYSKVTWVEHVEIEERTPIHRIYRDLIHSGLAFGANRWLATLQRMCERIACLMVSGTSTRDLGGVFPSPDGKQSMMKLAQRMVNNFCTSVSASNSHHWTTLSGLNEVGVRVALHKSTDPGQPNGVVLNAATSFWIPFSPQNVFNFFKDLKTRTQWDVLSNGNAVQEVANIANGSHPGNCISVLRACNTSQNNMLILQESCIDNSGALVVYCPVELSAINIAMSGEDPSYIPLLPSGFTISPDGRLDQCRDGASTSSNIHGNIGRSSGSLITVAFQILVSNLPSAKLNLESVNTVNNLISTTVQQIKAALNCPSS, encoded by the exons atGGAGTTTGGAAGTGGGTCTGGTGGAGACCATGATGGCTCAGACCCTCATAATAGAAGAAAGCGATATCATCGCCATACTGCTCATCAGATTCAGCGGCTTGAAGC AATGTTCAAGGAGTGCCCACACCCGGATGAAAAACAAAGGTTACAGTTGAGTAGAGAATTGGGTTTGGCTCCAAGGCAGATCAAGTTTTGGTTTCAAAATAGGAGAACCCAAATGAAG GCACAACATGAAAGAGCAGATAATTGTGGTTTGAGAGCAGAAAATGATAAGATCCGGTGTGAAAATATAGCCATCAGAGAAGCTCTCAAGAACGTGATTTGCCCTTCTTGTGGTGGTCCTCCTGTAACTGAAGATTCTTATTTTGATGAACAAAAGTTGAGAATAGAGAATGCTCAATTGAAAGAAGAg cttGATAGAGTTTCTAGTATTGCTGCAAAGTACATTGGGAGGCCAATCTCTCAACTACCACCAATGCAGCCAATTCATATTTCTTCTTTGGATTTAACAATGGGGATTTATGGAGGCCAAGGGCTTGGTGGTCCTTCTCTTGACCTTGATCTTCTTCCTGGAAGTTCTTCCACTATGCCAAGTTTGCCTTATCAACAGATAGTTTTATCAGACATGGATAAGTCTCTGATGACGGATATTGCCTCAAATGCAATGAAAGAATTGATATGCCTTTTGCAGACGAATGAGCCCTTGTGGATCAAGTCTTCAATAGATGGTAGAGATATTCTTGATCTTGATAGCTACGAGAGAATGTTTCCAAGGGCTAATGGCCACTTGAAAAATCCCAATGTTAGAATTGAGTCTTCCAGAGAATCTGGAGTTGTGATTATGAATGGCTTAGCATTGGTTGGCATGTTTATGGACTGT AACAAATGGGTGGAGTTGTTTCCTACTGTTGTGTCGATGTCGAAAACAATTGAAGTAATATCATCTGGAATGTTGGGTAGTCATGGTGGTTCGTTGCAATTG ATGTACGAAGAGTTGCAGGTGCTTTCACCGCTTGTACCGACCAGAGAGTTCTATATCCTCCGTTATTGTCAGCAAATGGAACAAGGCTTGTGGGCAATAGTAAATGTTTCTTATGATTTTCCCCAATTTGCTTCTCAATGTCACTCTCATAGATTACCTTCTGGATGCTTGATTCAGGACATGCCTAATGGATACTCAAAG GTTACGTGGGTTGAACATGTTGAAATTGAAGAGCGAACACCTATTCACCGGATTTATCGAGATCTTATTCATAGTGGATTGGCATTTGGAGCTAATCGTTGGCTTGCTACTCTTCAGAGAATGTGTGAGAGGATTGCTTGTCTAATGGTTTCAGGGACTTCAACTCGCGACCTTGGAGGAG TTTTTCCATCACCTGACGGAAAACAAAGCATGATGAAACTTGCTCAAAGAATGGTTAACAACTTCTGTACTAGTGTTAGTGCATCGAATAGCCATCATTGGACCACTCTTTCTGGGTTGAATGAAGTAGGTGTCCGAGTTGCTCTACATAAGAGCACTGATCCTGGCCAACCTAATGGTGTGGTTCTTAATGCAGCAACTAGCTTTTGGATTCCATTTTCACCCCAAAACgtcttcaattttttcaaagatttaaaaactcGGACTCAG TGGGATGTTCTCTCCAATGGTAATGCAGTACAAGAAGTTGCTAACATTGCAAATGGGTCACATCCTGGGAACTGCATATCGGTTCTTCGA GCCTGCAATACTAGCCAAAACAACATGTTAATTCTCCAAGAGAGCTGCATAGACAATTCAGGAGCACTAGTAGTTTACTGTCCAGTTGAATTGTCTGCCATCAACATAGCAATGAGCGGCGAGGACCCATCCTACATTCCCCTACTCCCGTCAGGATTCACAATTTCACCCGATGGTCGTCTAGACCAATGCAGAGATGGGGCCTCGACAAGTTCAAACATCCATGGAAATATCGGAAGATCTAGTGGCTCACTTATTACAGTTGCATTTCAGATTCTAGTAAGCAACCTACCATCTGCTAAACTAAATTTGGAGTCAGTGAACACGGTTAATAACCTTATCAGCACGACTGTCCAACAAATTAAGGCTGCTTTGAATTGTCCTAGTTCCTGA
- the LOC123204889 gene encoding protein REVEILLE 7-like, which yields MSAGKCGSEAESAVQPQEANSFDNDLVPKVRKPYTITKQREKWTEEEHHRFLEALRLYGRGWRQIEEHVGTKTAVQIRSHAQKFFSKVVRESNGDAESSIKPIEIPPPRPKRKPKHPYPRKSMDLHQGTPVSNQPERSPSTNLVALDKDNQSPTSVLSPFASDTLGSAVSDQQNGCSSPTSCTTEMQLTNVINAEKESEYMTSNSSPEEEKVSMSSASPNGSDFLTMIIPKVEPQSKDSVRMKGDAALETPCVSIKLFGKTVLITASHEPCSTDAKSYKSMITKSCQENLNIVNGNSIDIFPSQKLDAHTGNWRPSPFEAPQLEPHKQNSIAENTPTTLKCWSIMSQGLPFLYVPESNLKNRLMEKEILYERSCSGSSTGSVSELENREKISNAAVDFQSRQSCSPVRASPSYCRKGFVPYKRCLLEEDVKSSIVVSEEREPQRARVCS from the exons ATGTCAGCCGGGAAGTGTGGTTCGGAAGCTGAAAGTGCAGTACAGCCGCAGGAGGCGAACTCGTTTGATAATGATCTTGTGCCAAAG GTGAGGAAACCTTACACCATTACGAAACAGAGAGAAAAATGGACAGAAGAAGAGCACCATAGGTTTCTTGAAGCTTTGAGATTGTATGGGCGGGGTTGGCGACAAATTGAAG AGCATGTAGGTACTAAAACTGCTGTCCAAATCCGAAGCCATGCACAAAAGTTCTTCTCAAAg GTGGTCCGGGAGTCAAATGGTGATGCTGAGAGCTCCATTAAGCCAATTGAGATTCCTCCTCCGCGGCCTAAAAGGAAACCAAAGCATCCTTATCCCCGCAAGTCTATGGATTTACACCAAGGAACACCAGTTTCAAATCAACCAGAAAGGTCTCCATCCACAAATTTAGTGGCTTTGGATAAAGATAATCAATCTCCCACCTCAGTTTTATCTCCATTTGCTTCTGATACGCTAGGATCTGCAGTCTCTGACCAGCAAAATGGATGTTCCTCGCCGACATCATGTACCACTGAGATGCAGTTAACCAATGTGATAAATGCCGAGAAAGAGAGTGAATATATGACATCCAACTCTTCTCCTGAAGAAGAGAAAGTTTCTATGTCATCAGCCAGTCCCAATGGCAGTGATTTTCTGACTATG ATTATACCGAAAGTTGAACCTCAGTCCAAGGACTCTGTGCGCATGAAAGGAGACGCAGCATTGGAAACACCTTGTGTAAGCATAAAGCTTTTTGGGAAGACAGTTTTGATAACAGCTTCTCATGAACCATGTTCAACGGATGCGAAGAGTTACAAGTCAATGATAACCAAGAGCTGTCAAGAGAATCTGAACATTGTCAATGGAAATTCTATTGACATATTCCCATCTCAGAAGTTGGACGCACATACTGGCAACTGGAGGCCTTCCCCATTTGAGGCTCCTCAATTGGAGCCACATAAACAGAATAGCATTGCAGAAAACACCCCCACTACTCTAAAATGTTGGTCTATTATGAGTCAAGGTCTACCCTTTTTATATGTCCCAGAATCGAATCTGAAAAACAGGTTGATGGAGAAGGAAATTTTGTATGAAAGATCTTGTTCTGGATCAAGTACTGGATCAGTTAGTGAATTGGAAAATAGGGAGAAAATTTCAAATGCTGCTGTTGATTTTCAAAGTCGACAATCTTGTTCTCCAGTTCGAGCCAGCCCCAGCTACTGCAGAAAGGGGTTTGTGCCATACAAAAGATGTTTACTAGAGGAAGATGTAAAATCATCCATTGTGGTTTCAGAAGAGCGCGAGCCTCAAAGAGCTCGAGTGTGCTCATAG
- the LOC123204450 gene encoding pentatricopeptide repeat-containing protein At1g73400, mitochondrial: protein MRRLCPYLYSAKRIQFLCANVWALIENPTFNVSSWSLRPLLTNPGLDFIKLPPPCNPRLFCSQIVPSSLGQTSEFECEESEAKNKGLMSDVGKLYEIIVENCNGYDKMEKALDSVGIELSTDCVVQVLQRLHLEEKIAFRFFMWAGRRENYAHEVKAYNLMMDILSSTKYKVKQFRIVCDMLDYMKRNEKNVVPVDVLLVILRRYTEKHLTHVQKFAKKKKIRVKTQPEINAFNLLLDALCKCGLVDYAEAMCKRVKNKIKLDGNTYNILFFGWCRVRDPKSGMRVLEEMIQMGHTPDNFTYNTAIDTFCKAGMVTEAAELFEFMRTKGSTMSSPTAKTYAIMIVALVQNDRMEECFTLLGHMINSGCLPDVTTYKELIEGMCLAGKVEQAYNFLEEMGNKGYPPDIVTYNCFLKVLCDNKKSDEALKLYERVIEVGCFPSVQSYNMLISMFFEMGEPDGAFETWYEMDKRGCAQDIDTYCVMIDGLFDCNKVEEACFLLEEVVDRGLKLPYRKFDSFLMQLSVTGNLKAIHRLSEHMRKFYNPSMARRCAQNQKRISRSIRVK from the coding sequence ATGAGGAGGCTTTGCCCATATTTATATTCTGCAAAAAGGATCCAATTTTTATGCGCAAATGTTTGGGCACTTATTGAAAATCCAACTTTCAATGTTTCATCTTGGAGCCTAAGACCATTACTAACAAACCCAGGTTTAGATTTTATCAAATTGCCTCCGCCCTGTAACCCGCGTTTGTTTTGTTCACAAATTGTGCCTAGTTCATTAGGTCAAACTTCCGAATTTGAATGTGAGGAAAGTGAAGCAAAAAACAAGGGTTTGATGAGTGATGTTGGAAAGTTGTATGAAATTATTGTGGAAAACTGTAATGGGTATGATAAAATGGAGAAAGCACTTGATAGTGTTGGTATTGAGTTGAGTACTGATTGTGTTGTTCAGGTTCTTCAAAGGTTGCATCTTGAAGAGAAAATAGCATTTAGATTCTTTATGTGGGCTGGTCGGCGGGAGAATTACGCCCATGAAGTGAAAGCCTATAATCTTATGATGGATATATTATCCAGTACAAAGTATAAGGTGAAACAGTTTCGGATTGTTTGCGATATGTTGGATTACATGAAGAGGAATGAGAAGAATGTTGTTCCTGTTGATGTTTTGTTAGTGATTTTGAGACGGTATACGGAAAAGCATTTGACTCATGTTCAGAAATTTgctaaaaagaagaagataaggGTGAAGACGCAGCCGGAGATCAATGCTTTTAACTTGTTGTTAGATGCTTTATGTAAATGTGGTTTGGTCGATTATGCTGAGGCCATGTGTAAGAGGGTGAAGAACAAGATCAAACTCGATGGCAATACctataatatattgttttttggATGGTGTAGGGTTAGGGACCCCAAAAGTGGAATGAGGGTACTTGAAGAAATGATTCAAATGGGTCATACTCCTGATAATTTTACTTACAACACCGCCATTGATACCTTCTGCAAAGCAGGGATGGTGACAGAGGCAGCTGAACTTTTTGAGTTCATGAGAACAAAAGGTTCGACCATGTCTTCGCCAACTGCAAAAACTTATGCAATCATGATTGTGGCCCTTGTACAGAATGATAGAATGGAAGAATGCTTCACACTTTTGGGGCATATGATTAACAGTGGTTGCCTTCCTGATGTTACGACATACAAGGAACTGATCGAAGGGATGTGTCTGGCTGGAAAGGTTGAACAAGCTTATAATTTCTTGGAGGAGATGGGCAACAAAGGTTATCCTCCTGATATTGTTACTTATAACTGTTTTCTCAAGGTCCTCTGTGACAATAAAAAGAGCGATGAAGCGCTAAAGCTTTATGAAAGAGTGATTGAAGTTGGTTGTTTTCCAAGTGTACAGTCTTATAATATGCTGATTTCAATGTTTTTTGAAATGGGTGAACCTGATGGTGCATTTGAGACTTGGTACGAGATGGATAAGAGGGGCTGTGCACAGGACATTGATACTTACTGTGTAATGATTGATGGGCTTTTTGATTGCAACAAAGTGGAAGAAGCATGTTTTCTGTTGGAAGAGGTTGTGGACAGGGGATTAAAATTGCCATACCGGAAATTTGATTCTTTTCTGATGCAGCTTTCAGTGACTGGTAATCTCAAAGCCATCCACAGACTTTCAGAGCATATGAGGAAGTTCTACAATCCTTCTATGGCAAGACGTTGTGCACAGAATCAAAAGCGAATTAGTCGGAGCATAAGAGTGAAGTAA
- the LOC123204448 gene encoding DNA polymerase epsilon subunit B-like isoform X1 translates to MIADHPHLKERSRFLFIPGPDDAGPSTVLPPCALPKYMTEELQKYIPNVIFSSNPCRIKFYTQGIPFFHQDLLYRMRRSCLVPPSQEETEDPFKHVCFLSQPHSMTPSIQMIKV, encoded by the exons ATGATTGCGGATCATCCACATTTAAAAGAGCGCAGTCGGTTCCTATTTATTCCTGGTCCTGATGATGCTG GTCCATCAACTGTTCTTCCACCGTGCGCTTTACCAAAATATATGACTGAGGAGCTTCAGAAATACATCCCAAACGTAATATTTTCCAGTAATCCTTGCAG AATAAAGTTCTACACCCAAGGAATCCCGTTCTTTCACCAAGATCTTCTGTACAGAATGCGCCGTTCATGCCTGGTTCCTCCATCTCAAGAAGAAACTGAGGATCCTTTTAAGCATGTATGCTTCCTCTCACAACCCCACTCCATGACACCCTCAATACAAATGATTAAAGTTTGA
- the LOC123203933 gene encoding bifunctional D-cysteine desulfhydrase/1-aminocyclopropane-1-carboxylate deaminase, mitochondrial-like isoform X1, with protein MLCSSRCYLLNSINKTTPFSGRRRRGVGIGIRSIASQSQNTIVMERNDDVFKFLTKDPYSPPSWASHLSPIPSHSFSLGHLSTPIHKWNLPNLPNNTEVWLKRDDLSGMQLSGNKVRKLEFLLADAVAQGADCIITIGGIQSNHCRATAVAAKYLNLDCYLILRTSKVLVDQDPGLTGNLLVERLVGAHVELITKEEYGKIGSVTLTNILKEKLQKEGRKPYVIPVGGSNALGTWGYIEAIREIEQQLLMGAQKLKFDDIVVACGSGGTIAGLSLGSWLGTLKAKVHAFGVCDDPNYFYDFIQGLLDELNAGVNSRDIVSVQDAKGLGYAMNTTEELNFVKEIATATGVVLDPVYSGKAAYRMLKDMAENPNKWEGRKILFIHTGGLLGLFDKVNQIAPLVKNWNRMDVNESIP; from the exons ATGTTGTGCAGTAGCAGATGCTATCTTCTGAATTCCATTAACAAAACCACCCCGTTTAGTGGCCGACGCCGTAGGGGAGTCGGAATCGGAATTAGAAGCATTGCGTCTCAGTCTCAGAACACGATTGTAATGGAGAGAAACGACGACGTTTTCAAATTCCTGACCAAAGACCCTTACTCCCCCCCTTCTTGGGCCTCCCATCTCAGCCCTATCCCCTCTCACAGCTTCTCTCTTGGCCAT CTTTCTACTCCCATTCACAAATGGAACCTCCCCAATTTGCCCAACAACACTGAGGTCTGGTTGAag CGTGATGACCTTTCAGGCATGCAATTGAGTGGTAACAAAGTGAGGAAATTAGAGTTTTTGTTGGCAGATGCAGTGGCACAAGGTGCTGACTGTATCATTACCATTGGTGGAATTCAAAGCAATCACTGTCGTGCTACTGCTGTTGCTGCCAAGTATCTGAATCTTGACTGTTATCTAATTCTTCGCACCTCTAAG GTTCTTGTGGACCAAGATCCTGGATTGACTGGCAATCTATTAGTTGAGCGTTTAGTTGGAGCTCATGTTGAACTAATCACAAAAGAAGAATATGGAAAAATTGGCAGTGTG ACtcttacaaatattttaaaagaaaaattgcaaAAGGAAGGAAGAAAGCCATATGTTATTCCTGTTGGTGGATCAAACGCCTTAGGAACCTG GGGCTACATTGAAGCTATTAGAGAGATAGAGCAGCAGCTTCTGATGGGGgctcaaaaattaaaatttgatgatattGTTGTAGCATGTGGCAG TGGTGGTACAATTGCTGGGTTGTCATTGGGGTCATGGCTGGGAACATTGAAGGCAAAG GTTCATGCATTTGGTGTTTGTGATGACCCAAATTACTTCTACGACTTTATTCAAGGTCTACTTGATGAGCTCAATGCAGGTGTTAACTCACGTGATATTGTTAGTGTTCAAGAT GCCAAAGGTCTGGGCTATGCAATGAACACTACTGAGGAGCTCAATTTTGTTAAAGAAATTGCTACAGCGACTGGTGTTGTTCTTGACCCAGTTTACAG TGGAAAGGCTGCTTACAGAATGTTGAAAGACATGGCTGAGAATCCAAACAAGTGGGAAGGAAGAAAGATCCTCTTTATACACACAGGAGGGCTGCTGGGGTTGTTTGATAAGGTCAATCAAATAGCTCCTCTGGTCAAGAATTGGAATCGGATGGATGTAAATGAGTCCATTCCTTGA
- the LOC123203933 gene encoding putative D-cysteine desulfhydrase 1, mitochondrial isoform X2 yields the protein MQLSGNKVRKLEFLLADAVAQGADCIITIGGIQSNHCRATAVAAKYLNLDCYLILRTSKVLVDQDPGLTGNLLVERLVGAHVELITKEEYGKIGSVTLTNILKEKLQKEGRKPYVIPVGGSNALGTWGYIEAIREIEQQLLMGAQKLKFDDIVVACGSGGTIAGLSLGSWLGTLKAKVHAFGVCDDPNYFYDFIQGLLDELNAGVNSRDIVSVQDAKGLGYAMNTTEELNFVKEIATATGVVLDPVYSGKAAYRMLKDMAENPNKWEGRKILFIHTGGLLGLFDKVNQIAPLVKNWNRMDVNESIP from the exons ATGCAATTGAGTGGTAACAAAGTGAGGAAATTAGAGTTTTTGTTGGCAGATGCAGTGGCACAAGGTGCTGACTGTATCATTACCATTGGTGGAATTCAAAGCAATCACTGTCGTGCTACTGCTGTTGCTGCCAAGTATCTGAATCTTGACTGTTATCTAATTCTTCGCACCTCTAAG GTTCTTGTGGACCAAGATCCTGGATTGACTGGCAATCTATTAGTTGAGCGTTTAGTTGGAGCTCATGTTGAACTAATCACAAAAGAAGAATATGGAAAAATTGGCAGTGTG ACtcttacaaatattttaaaagaaaaattgcaaAAGGAAGGAAGAAAGCCATATGTTATTCCTGTTGGTGGATCAAACGCCTTAGGAACCTG GGGCTACATTGAAGCTATTAGAGAGATAGAGCAGCAGCTTCTGATGGGGgctcaaaaattaaaatttgatgatattGTTGTAGCATGTGGCAG TGGTGGTACAATTGCTGGGTTGTCATTGGGGTCATGGCTGGGAACATTGAAGGCAAAG GTTCATGCATTTGGTGTTTGTGATGACCCAAATTACTTCTACGACTTTATTCAAGGTCTACTTGATGAGCTCAATGCAGGTGTTAACTCACGTGATATTGTTAGTGTTCAAGAT GCCAAAGGTCTGGGCTATGCAATGAACACTACTGAGGAGCTCAATTTTGTTAAAGAAATTGCTACAGCGACTGGTGTTGTTCTTGACCCAGTTTACAG TGGAAAGGCTGCTTACAGAATGTTGAAAGACATGGCTGAGAATCCAAACAAGTGGGAAGGAAGAAAGATCCTCTTTATACACACAGGAGGGCTGCTGGGGTTGTTTGATAAGGTCAATCAAATAGCTCCTCTGGTCAAGAATTGGAATCGGATGGATGTAAATGAGTCCATTCCTTGA